The Pedococcus dokdonensis region ACCAGCGCCCACCATAACCTTCACGGCTGGCAAAGCCCGATTCGCGGCAGTTGCTCCTCAGCCGCGCATGCCCTCGATGAGCCGGTCGACCCGTGCGTCCACTGCTGCGAACGGGTCCTTGCACAACACGGTGCGCTGGGCCTGGTCGTTGAGCTTGAGGTGCACCCAGTCGACCGTGAAGTCGCGCCGGTGCTCCTGGGCCGCCTTGATGAAGTCGCCGCGCAGCTTGGCGCGGGTGGTCTGCGGAGGCACGGTCTTGGCCTCGAAGACCTCGGGGTCGGTGGTGATCCGCGCCGCCCGGCCGTGCTTCTGGAGCAGGTAGAAGACCCCGCGCTCGCGGTTGACGTCGTGGTAGGCGAGGTCGAGCTGGGCGATCCGGGCGTGCTCCATCGGCAGGTCGTGCTTGGCCATGTAGCCGGTGATCAGCTTGTGCTTGATCACCCAGTCGATCTCGGTGTCGACCAGCGACAGGTCTCCGGACTCGACGGCCCGCAGGGTGCGCTCCCAGAGGTCGAGCACCTGCTTGTGGATCGGGTCCTCGAGTCCTTCGCGGTCGGCGAAGGTCTGGGCCCGCTCGAGGTACTCGGACTGGATCTGCAGCGCGGAGAGCTCGCGCCCGTTGCTCAGGCGGACCGTCTTGCGACCGGTCATGTCGTGGCTCATCTCGCGGATCGCGCGGATCGGGTTCTCGAGGGTGAGGTCGCGCACCACCACCCCGGCCTCGATCATCCGCAGCACGAGGTCGGCCGAACCCACCTTGAGCATGGTGGTGGTCTCGCTCATGTTGGAGTCGCCCACGATGACGTGGAGGCGGCGGTAGCGCTCGGCGTCGGCGTGCGGCTCGTCGCGGGTGTTGATGATCGGGCGGCTGCGGGTGGTCGCCGAGGAGACGCCTTCCCAGATGTGGTCGGCGCGCTGGCTGACGCAGTAGGTGGCGCCCTTGGAGGTCGTGACCACCTTGCCGGCGCCGCAGGTGATCTGGCGGCTGACCAGGAACGGGATGAGCACGTCGGAGAGCTGCTGGAACTCCCCCGCCCGCCCGACCAGGAAGTTCTCGTGGCAGCCGTAGGAGTTGCCGGCCGAGTCGGTGTTGTTCTTGAAGACGTAGATCTCGCCCTCGATGCCCTCTTCGGTGAGCCGCTCCTGGGCGTCGGCGACCAGGCCCTCGATGATCCGCTCGCCGGCCTTGTCGTGGACGACCAGCTGGCGGACGTGGTCGCACTCGGGCGTGGCGTACTCGGGGTGCGACCCGACGTCGAGGTAGAGGCGGCTGCCGTTGGACAGGAACACGTTGGACGACCGGCCCCACGACACGACCTTGCGGAACAGGTAGCGGGCGACCTCGTCGGGAGTCAGCCGGCGCTGGCCCTCGAACGTGCACGTGATGCCGTACTCGTTCTCGATCCCGAAGATCCGACGGTCCATGCACCCACTCTAGGCTTTACGAGCCTTTGGTCCGCGAGGTTGACGCACCGTGGAATCATGGGCGCCATGCCCGACGCCCACGCAGCGGACGCGGGGAGTCGCGCGGCCGGCTCGACCACCACCCAGGTGGGCGACCTCACGCGGCACACCCAGTCCATCCTCGAACGCGCCCAGGCCTATGCCGACGCGATGCGTGCGGAGACCGACCAGGTCCTCGCCGCCGCCCGCGACGACGCCGCGCGCATCCGGGACGAGGTCCAGACCCTCCTCGACGATGCGCAGCGCCAGCACGCCGACGCGGTGCGCGACCG contains the following coding sequences:
- the pafA gene encoding Pup--protein ligase, with the protein product MDRRIFGIENEYGITCTFEGQRRLTPDEVARYLFRKVVSWGRSSNVFLSNGSRLYLDVGSHPEYATPECDHVRQLVVHDKAGERIIEGLVADAQERLTEEGIEGEIYVFKNNTDSAGNSYGCHENFLVGRAGEFQQLSDVLIPFLVSRQITCGAGKVVTTSKGATYCVSQRADHIWEGVSSATTRSRPIINTRDEPHADAERYRRLHVIVGDSNMSETTTMLKVGSADLVLRMIEAGVVVRDLTLENPIRAIREMSHDMTGRKTVRLSNGRELSALQIQSEYLERAQTFADREGLEDPIHKQVLDLWERTLRAVESGDLSLVDTEIDWVIKHKLITGYMAKHDLPMEHARIAQLDLAYHDVNRERGVFYLLQKHGRAARITTDPEVFEAKTVPPQTTRAKLRGDFIKAAQEHRRDFTVDWVHLKLNDQAQRTVLCKDPFAAVDARVDRLIEGMRG